The Oncorhynchus keta strain PuntledgeMale-10-30-2019 chromosome 17, Oket_V2, whole genome shotgun sequence genome has a window encoding:
- the LOC118395896 gene encoding uncharacterized protein LOC118395896 isoform X39, with translation MGSDVRDLNALLPPVPALPGGNGNCTLPVSSAPQWGPVLDFHTGAPYSSLAPHSFIKQEPSWSSGDPQEDPHCGLSAFTLHFSGQFTGTGACRYGAFGAPPPPSQPPPSQPRMFSNAPYLTNCMDTQPSSRNQGYSAFDGATNYGHTPTHHSSQFLSHSFKDENSLAQQTSMGEQPYSVPPPVYGCHTPSDSCTGSQALLLRNPYNSSDNLYQMASQLECMAWNPVSTLASTIKSHATGYESDPNPPMVYSCSTQYRIHTHGIFRGMQVSSLLSHPRHLQRHAGQFSSLTPTASSEACRSVLFSHTHGIFRGMQVSSLLSHPRHLQRHAGQFSPLTPTASSEACRSVLFSHTHGIFRGMQVSSLLSHPRHLQRHAGQFSPLTPTASSEACRSVLSSHTHGIFRGMQVSSLLSHPRHLQRHAGQFSSLTPTASSEACRSVLSSHTHGIFRGMQVSSLLSHPRHLQRHAGQFSPLTPTASSEACRSVLFSHTHGIFRGMQVSSLLSHPRHLQRHAGQFSSLTPTASSEACRSVLSSHTHGIFRGMQVSSLLSHPRHLQRHAGQFSSLTPTASSEACRSVLFSHTHGIFRGMQVSSLLSHPRHLQRHAGQFSSLTPTASSEACRSVLSSHTHGIFRGMQVSSLLSHPRHLQRHAGQFSSLTPTASSEACRSVLFSHTHGIFRGMQVSSLLSHPRHLQRHAGQFSPLMDSSHPGHTLIPTLHT, from the exons ATGGGCTCAGACGTACGTGACCTCAATGCCCTGCTGCCCCCGGTGCCAGCCCTGCCAGGGGGGAATGGGAACTGTACCCTGCCCGTCAGCAGTGCCCCTCAGTGGGGCCCTGTACTGGACTTCCACACTGGCGCCCCCTACAGCTCGCTGGCCCCCCACTCCTTCATCAAGCAGGAGCCCAGCTGGAGCTCTGGGGATCCCCAGGAGGACCCTCACTGTGGCCTGAGTGCCTTCACCCTGCACTTCTCTGGCCAGTTCACTGGCACAGGGGCCTGCAGGTACGGGGCCTTCGGGGCCCCCCCTCCACCCAGTCAGCCCCCACCAAGCCAGCCAAGGATGTTCAGCAACGCACCCTACCTGACCAATTGTATGGACACCCAGCCCTCTTCCAGGAACCAGG GTTACAGTGCTTTCGATGGTGCCACTAATTACGGTCACACTCCCACACATCACTCCTCCCAGTTCCTCAGCCACTCCTTTAAAGATGAAAACTCCCTAGCTCAGCAGACCAGTATGG GTGAGCAGCCGTATTCTGTCCCTCCACCCGTGTATGGATGCCACACCCCATCAGACAGCTGTACAGGCAGCCAAGCCCTACTGCTGAGGAACCCTTACAACAG CAGTGATAATTTATACCAAATGGCATCTCAGCTGGAATGCATGGCATGGAACCCTGTTAGCACGCTGGCTTCCACCATTAAGAG CCATGCTACGGGTTATGAAAGTGACCCCAACCCTCCCATGGTGTATAGCTGCAGCACCCAGTACCGCATCCACACCCATGGCATCTTCAGAGGCATGCAGGTCAGTTCTCTTCTCTCACACCCACGGCATCTTCAGAGGCATGCAGGTCAGTTCTCTTCTCTCACACCCACGGCATCTTCAGAGGCATGCAG GTCAGTTCTCTTCTCTCACACCCACGGCATCTTCAGAGGCATGCAGGTCAGTTCTCTTCTCTCACACCCACGGCATCTTCAGAGGCATGCAG GtcagttctctcctctcacacccacGGCATCTTCAGAGGCATGCAGGTCAGTTCTCTTCTCTCACACCCACGGCATCTTCAGAGGCATGCAGGtcagttctctcctctcacacccacGGCATCTTCAGAGGCATGCAGGtcagttctctcctctcacacccacGGCATCTTCAGAGGCATGCAGGtcagttctctcctctcacacccacGGCATCTTCAGAGGCATGCAGGtcagttctctcctctcacacccacGGCATCTTCAGAGGCATGCAGGTCAGTTCTCTTCTCTCACACCCACGGCATCTTCAGAGGCATGCAGGtcagttctctcctctcacacccacGGCATCTTCAGAGGCATGCAGGtcagttctctcctctcacacccacGGCATCTTCAGAGGCATGCAGGtcagttctctcctctcacacccacGGCATCTTCAGAGGCATGCAGGTCAGTTCTCTTCTCTCACACCCACGGCATCTTCAGAGGCATGCAGGtcagttctctcctctcacacccacGGCATCTTCAGAGGCATGCAGGTCAGTTCTCTTCTCTCACACCCACGGCATCTTCAGAGGCATGCAGGtcagttctctcctctcacacccacGGCATCTTCAGAGGCATGCAG GTCAGTTCTCTTCTCTCACACCCACGGCATCTTCAGAGGCATGCAGGTCAGTTCTCTTCTCTCACACCCACGGCATCTTCAGAGGCATGCAGGTCAGTTCTCTTCTCTCACACCCACGGCATCTTCAGAGGCATGCAGGTCAGTTCTCTTCTCTCACACCCACGGCATCTTCAGAGGCATGCAGGTCAGTTCTCTTCTCTCACACCCACGGCATCTTCAGAGGCATGCAGGtcagttctctcctctcacacccacGGCATCTTCAGAGGCATGCAG GtcagttctctcctctcacacccacGGCATCTTCAGAGGCATGCAGGTCAGTTCTCTTCTCTCACACCCACGGCATCTTCAGAGGCATGCAG GTCAGTTCTCTTCTCTCACACCCACGGCATCTTCAGAGGCATGCAGGtcagttctctcctctcacacccacGGCATCTTCAGAGGCATGCAGgtcagttctctcctctcatggATTCTTCACACCCAGGTCACACTCTGATTCCTACTCTCCACACATAA